The following are encoded in a window of Kogia breviceps isolate mKogBre1 chromosome 10, mKogBre1 haplotype 1, whole genome shotgun sequence genomic DNA:
- the LOC131763872 gene encoding beta-defensin 110-like, with amino-acid sequence MKTHLFFFILLFWVTILPARKRYPHYGSLDLRRECRRGNGRCKPECHNTEVRIAYCIRPGTHCCLQK; translated from the exons ATGAAgactcatctctttttctttattctactcttttGGGTCACAATTTTACCAG CCAGAAAAAGATACCCTCACTATGGTAGCTTGGATTTGAGGAGAGAGTGCAGAAGGGGTAATGGTCGATGTAAACCTGAGTGCCATAACACTGAAGTTAGGATTGCTTACTGCATAAGACCTGGAACTCATTGCTGCTTACAGAAGTAA